The Alosa sapidissima isolate fAloSap1 chromosome 16, fAloSap1.pri, whole genome shotgun sequence genome has a segment encoding these proteins:
- the fam83b gene encoding protein FAM83B: MLESRLSQLSSLKDDFKMDDYVQPHYREAYRLAIDALVSGGQDAYRDVLKVEKVGAFLSEAELLFIAHSTERPAESYHSGEVDGSPDSKSSSGTYWPTHSDVATPNLELGWPNFVNDRIQTKVELLFHPPRQSSPTIKEVIRKHIQDAQEVVAIAMDVFTDVDIFREIVDASVRGVSVYVLLDHSQFKSFLTMAESQDIQITKLTNMRVRTVKGQDYLCRTGATFHGSMEQRFLLVDCRTVFFGSYSLMWSYEKINLSMVQVITGHLVASYDEEFRTLYARSIVPPELAPLDSLVNGKSLGGKVETCGPQSFERKHQLRHTLNTVYRQACERRGFGSHMAGIGEQPPNHEPFGHERKMHNPQAVDTSTMDAMSFLKRHSYAGERQEGTYTPSYMRHGASNWNVAANSKGYGGHVRHLPGGYNDPHHAPPMDQVHRGTNIRQSYHGGGKQLMNMQQNMPSLEQVSKSFMRDWRVESYLNNSDAAVMENHEYLDQYDLPENRPSLHLHSRLRSSIVLKSVIPEQIENGYTDASSSSIRYRDQSVLAPSKYTQPIPSWNHNEPVDYRAMHSDFNLKRRSLQILDEPKHPGTGNTLERDYLHSCVTLGRVRGRMARQDLDAQQENELKRHSVADPKSNTYAGHREMTSPMFGSLRRVHEERSTARENVASRVSRLSEDQRSVSHCDFNGSAQSKALSESTWTEAPSRTSSATLLALRDRKQERAKPSGIGSPQFLKKSSRKIKSLLNIADKKEGSPKSKFRLLPKAAGGSSDTIVSEDDQQVSIDDTAGSAMFTGGSGCWRSHSKLHDRDILNNMGKSSAPRFSTEGIDQSSDDNVQRPPSQQSSAPSVRSSATAREPRRWDQYGENRRRFESSNAPTGYKAPAGYSQRNETSASNQANDRHRGLTATKKDHTDRTNYSDHNTHSSHDNKLGRLFQRVGNLIHKKT, translated from the exons ATGCTGGAGTCTCGTCTGTCCCAGCTCTCCTCTTTAAAAGATGACTTTAAGATGGACGATTATGTGCAGCCGCACTACCGGGAGGCGTACAGGCTGGCCATCGACGCCCTCGTCAGCGGCGGACAGGACGCCTACCGGGATGTCCTCAAGGTCGAGAAGGTCGGCGCCTTCCTCTCAGAGGCCGAGCTCCTCTTCATCGCCCACAGCACGGAGCGACCCGCAGAGAGCTACCACTCGGGGGAGGTTGACGGCTCGCCGGATAGCAAGTCCTCGTCCGGCACATACTGGCCCACGCACTCGGATGTGGCGACCCCCAACCTAGAGCTAGGCTGGCCCAACTTTGTCAACGACAGGATCCAGACCAAGGTGGAGCTTCTGTTTCACCCACCCAGACAAAGCAGCCCCACCATAAAGGAGGTGATTCGGAAACACATCCAGGACGCGCAGGAG GTCGTTGCCATTGCTATGGATGTCTTCACTGACGTGGATATATTCAGGGAAATAGTGGATGCCTCTGTTAGAGGAGTCTCTGTCTATGTCCTCCTGGATCACTCTCAGTTCAAAAGTTTCCTCACCATGGCGGAGAGTCAAGACATTCAAATAACCAAGCTGACG AACATGCGGGTCAGAACTGTAAAAGGACAAGACTATCTCTGTCGCACAGGGGCAACGTTTCATGGGAGCATGGAACAGAGGTTTCTGTTGGTAGACTGCAGGACTGTGTTTTTTGGATCCTACAG CTTGATGTGGTCCTATGAGAAGATCAACCTGAGCATGGTTCAGGTCATAACTGGCCATCTGGTGGCATCGTACGATGAGGAGTTTCGAACTCTCTATGCTCGCTCCATTGTCCCTCCGGAGCTGGCGCCTCTCGACAGCCTGGTGAATGGGAAGAGCCTGGGTGGCAAAGTGGAGACCTGCGGGCCACAGTCCTTTGAGAGGAAGCACCAACTGCGTCACACCCTCAACACCGTCTACAGGCAAGCCTGCGAGAGGAGAGGCTTTGGGAGCCACATGGCAGGCATCGGGGAACAACCGCCCAATCATGAGCCGTTCGGTCACGAGCGAAAGATGCATAATCCCCAGGCTGTTGATACATCAACGATGGACGCCATGAGTTTCCTGAAAAGGCACAGCTACGCTGGAGAAAGACAGGAGGGCACCTACACTCCTTCCTACATGAGACATGGAGCCAGCAACTGGAATGTGGCAGCGAACAGTAAAGGTTACGGTGGTCACGTGAGACACCTCCCTGGTGGTTACAACGACCCGCATCACGCACCACCGATGGACCAGGTCCACCGCGGCACCAACATACGCCAGTCTTACCACGGCGGTGGAAAACAATTAATGAACATGCAGCAGAATATGCCCAGTTTAGAGCAGGTGTCCAAGTCATTCATGCGTGATTGGAGGGTCGAGTCCTACCTAAATAACAGTGATGCCGCCGTCATGGAGAACCATGAATACCTGGACCAATATGACTTACCTGAGAATAGGCCTTCTTTGCATCTGCACTCTCGCCTGAGGTCTTCAATTGTTTTAAAGTCAGTCATTCCTGAACAAATAGAAAACGGTTACACAGATGCCTCTTCAAGTTCCATACGATACAGGGACCAGAGTGTCTTGGCACCCAGTAAATACACACAGCCAATCCCCTCGTGGAATCATAATGAACCAGTGGACTACAGAGCAATGCACAGTGATTTCAACCTGAAAAGACGCAGTCTGCAAATACTCGATGAGCCGAAGCACCCTGGGACTGGTAACACTTTGGAGAGAGACTATTTACATTCTTGCGTCACTCTAggtagagtgagagggagaatggCACGCCAGGACCTGGATGCCCAGCAGGAAAATGAATTGAAGAGGCACAGTGTGGCTGATCCAAAGTCCAACACATATGCTGGACACAGAGAAATGACCAGCCCTATGTTTGGTTCTCTGAGGAGAGTGCATGAGGAGCGAAGCACTGCTAGAGAAAACGTGGCAAGCAGGGTTAGCAGGCTGAGTGAGGATCAAAGATCTGTCTCACATTGCGATTTCAACGGGTCTGCCCAGAGCAAAGCTTTGTCCGAGTCTACGTGGACAGAGGCCCCTTCCAGGACCTCCTCCGCCACCCTGCTGGCACTGCGAGACAGAAAGCAAGAAAGAGCCAAGCCCAGTGGCATCGGCTCACCGCAGTTCCTTAAAAAGAGCTCCAGGAAAATCAAATCGCTCCTCAACATAGCAGATAAGAAAGAGGGCTCTCCCAAGAGCAAGTTCAGACTGCTCCCTAAAGCAGCGGGAGGCAGCTCTGACACCATAGTCTCTGAAGACGACCAGCAGGTCAGTATTGATGACACAGCTGGGTCAGCAATGTTCACAGGGGGGTCCGGCTGCTGGAGGTCTCACAGCAAACTCCACGACAGAGACATCCTGAACAACATGGGCAAATCATCGGCACCCCGTTTCAGCACAGAGGGCATCGACCAGAGCTCAGATGACAATGTGCAAAGACCACCAAGCCAGCAATCTAGTGCCCCGAGCGTGAGGTCAAGTGCCACCGCCAGAGAGCCCCGCCGCTGGGATCAGTATGGAGAGAACAGACGGCGCTTCGAGTCCTCTAACGCACCAACAGGCTACAAGGCGCCAGCAGGCTACAGTCAGCGAAATGAAACAAGCGCAAGCAACCAAGCCAATGATCGACACAGGGGTTTGACCGCAACCAAAAAGGACCATACTGACCGGACAAACTACTCAGACCATAATACTCACTCCAGCCATGACAATAAACTGGGACGCCTGTTCCAGCGAGTTGGCAATTTAATCCATAAAAAGACATAA